The following are encoded in a window of Bradyrhizobium guangdongense genomic DNA:
- a CDS encoding YidB family protein: MGLLDVLNGMQNGPRGPSTPSSQQSSGGMSPMTMAILGLLAWKAFKHFTAPQSGSAPQPSPAPAPPPVNAGTGGGLSDVLKGGLGGLLAGGAAGSVLSGGLGDLLNQLQQSGHGDTANSWVSKGENKPIAPGDLANALGADQIDSLSAQSGLSRDELLSGLSQYLPRVVDHLTPDGRLPTENEIAGRI; encoded by the coding sequence ATGGGTCTACTCGACGTCCTTAACGGCATGCAGAACGGTCCCCGCGGCCCGAGCACCCCGAGCTCACAACAATCCTCCGGCGGCATGTCGCCGATGACCATGGCGATCCTCGGCCTGCTCGCCTGGAAGGCGTTCAAGCATTTCACCGCGCCCCAATCCGGCTCCGCGCCGCAGCCATCGCCGGCGCCGGCACCTCCGCCCGTGAATGCTGGCACGGGCGGCGGTCTGAGTGACGTGCTCAAGGGCGGCCTCGGCGGCCTGCTCGCGGGCGGCGCTGCCGGCAGCGTGCTGAGCGGCGGACTCGGCGATCTGCTCAACCAGTTGCAGCAGAGCGGCCACGGGGACACTGCGAACTCCTGGGTCAGCAAGGGCGAGAACAAGCCGATCGCACCCGGCGATCTCGCCAACGCGCTCGGCGCCGACCAGATCGACAGCCTGTCAGCCCAGAGCGGGCTGTCGCGCGACGAGCTGCTCTCCGGCCTCAGCCAGTACCTGCCGCGGGTGGTCGATCATTTGACGCCGGACGGCCGGCTGCCGACCGAGAACGAGATCGCGGGACGGATTTGA
- a CDS encoding acetate--CoA ligase family protein, translated as MTHPLDTFFAPASIALIGASRDHEKIPGRLLAMLRKNDYPGKIYPVNPNYADIDGLTCYKSIAEIGVPIDLAVIMIPARAVLPALEQCAAAGVRNAVIISSGFAEEGGDSAAMQSAIAALARRTGMRISGPNAEGFFSQMQRVAATFSPAVDVKPGVVPLVATTKRIGIVAQSGGIGFAYYHRAKALGIAVSYVVSSGNESDLGAGEFLDYIVRDGSTDMILLFIEGIRDVDKFLVAARRAAEIRKPVIVTKVGRSGAGQRAAASHTASMAGWSAAYDAVFATYGFIVSNDLDEALTIAAVLTSNPLPKGDRVAVVTVSGGAGIWGTDAVALQGLQVPELSEPIQAEIKALMPSYGTARNPIDVTAQGVTSGGLQKSVDLLTVSDEIDAILVVLSLSSEVRKPFKEPELTPVLAAQHKPVVFYSYTVPSEFARRELAKSGVVVLSGLTHVGVAMRRLVDYAKFTLPSPAGDTRLPARDLSAHLLSPVLSEADSKALLRAAGIALPDEVLVQDKSELDAAIARVGFPLVMKIQSPDIAHKSEIGGVRVNITTKGEVFLAFEALLNNARKHRPEAKIQGVLVGPMAGKGIEIIVGTMTDQTFGPMVMVGLGGITTELFRDVVYRPAPVSAEEAGAMLAGLRAAPLLNGFRGAAKADVLALAQLIADISVLAARHAGEIAEIELNPVLVHPEGQGVTIVDALVVKLISP; from the coding sequence ATGACCCATCCGCTCGACACCTTCTTCGCGCCCGCAAGCATCGCGCTGATCGGCGCCTCGCGCGATCACGAGAAGATCCCGGGCCGGCTGCTCGCGATGCTGCGCAAGAACGATTATCCCGGCAAGATCTATCCGGTGAACCCGAACTACGCGGATATCGATGGGCTCACCTGCTACAAATCGATCGCGGAGATCGGCGTCCCAATCGATCTAGCCGTCATCATGATCCCGGCGCGCGCGGTGCTCCCCGCGCTCGAGCAATGCGCCGCCGCAGGCGTCAGGAACGCCGTCATCATCTCCTCCGGCTTTGCCGAGGAAGGCGGCGACAGCGCAGCGATGCAGAGCGCGATCGCCGCGCTGGCAAGGCGCACCGGCATGCGGATTTCCGGCCCGAATGCCGAGGGCTTCTTCAGTCAGATGCAACGCGTCGCGGCAACGTTCAGTCCGGCCGTCGACGTCAAGCCCGGAGTGGTGCCGCTGGTCGCCACCACGAAGCGGATCGGCATCGTCGCGCAGAGCGGCGGCATCGGCTTCGCCTATTACCACCGCGCCAAGGCGCTCGGCATCGCCGTGAGCTACGTGGTCAGCTCCGGCAATGAATCCGACCTCGGCGCCGGCGAATTCCTGGACTACATCGTGCGGGATGGCTCGACCGACATGATCCTGCTGTTCATCGAAGGCATCCGCGACGTCGACAAGTTCCTGGTCGCGGCGCGGCGGGCCGCTGAGATCAGGAAGCCGGTCATCGTGACGAAGGTCGGCCGCTCCGGCGCCGGCCAGCGTGCCGCTGCCTCGCACACGGCGAGCATGGCCGGCTGGTCGGCAGCTTATGATGCCGTGTTTGCCACATATGGTTTCATCGTTTCCAACGACCTCGACGAGGCGCTGACGATCGCCGCCGTGCTCACGAGCAACCCTCTGCCGAAAGGTGATCGCGTTGCCGTTGTCACCGTGTCCGGGGGCGCCGGCATCTGGGGCACCGATGCCGTGGCGCTGCAAGGCCTGCAGGTGCCGGAACTCTCGGAGCCGATCCAGGCGGAGATCAAGGCGCTGATGCCGTCCTACGGCACGGCGCGCAATCCCATCGACGTCACAGCGCAGGGAGTCACATCAGGCGGTCTTCAGAAGAGCGTCGATCTGCTGACGGTCTCGGACGAGATCGACGCGATCCTGGTCGTGCTGTCGCTGTCGAGCGAGGTGCGCAAGCCGTTCAAGGAGCCGGAGTTGACGCCGGTGCTGGCGGCGCAGCACAAGCCGGTGGTGTTCTATTCCTACACGGTGCCGTCGGAGTTCGCGCGGCGCGAGCTTGCCAAGTCCGGCGTCGTGGTGCTCTCGGGCCTCACCCATGTCGGTGTCGCGATGCGACGGCTCGTGGACTACGCGAAATTCACCCTGCCAAGCCCAGCGGGTGACACGCGGCTGCCGGCGCGCGATCTCTCCGCGCACCTGCTCTCGCCGGTTTTGTCCGAGGCCGACAGCAAAGCCTTGCTCCGTGCCGCCGGCATAGCGCTGCCGGACGAAGTGCTGGTGCAGGACAAGAGCGAGCTGGACGCTGCCATCGCGCGTGTCGGCTTCCCCCTGGTGATGAAGATCCAGTCACCCGACATCGCGCACAAGAGCGAGATCGGCGGCGTTCGCGTCAACATCACCACCAAGGGCGAAGTATTCCTGGCGTTCGAGGCGCTGCTGAACAATGCGCGCAAGCACCGGCCGGAGGCGAAGATCCAGGGCGTGCTGGTCGGACCGATGGCCGGGAAGGGCATCGAGATCATCGTCGGCACCATGACGGATCAGACGTTCGGGCCGATGGTGATGGTGGGCCTTGGCGGCATCACCACGGAGCTGTTCCGCGATGTCGTCTACCGTCCCGCCCCAGTCAGCGCGGAAGAGGCCGGCGCGATGCTGGCGGGATTGAGGGCTGCGCCGCTGCTGAACGGCTTTCGAGGGGCGGCGAAGGCGGATGTCTTGGCCCTTGCGCAGTTGATCGCCGACATTTCCGTACTCGCCGCGCGGCATGCAGGCGAGATCGCGGAGATCGAGCTTAACCCCGTACTGGTGCATCCGGAGGGGCAGGGTGTGACGATCGTGGATGCGTTAGTGGTGAAGCTCATCTCCCCCTGA
- a CDS encoding SDR family NAD(P)-dependent oxidoreductase, translated as MAKDSLCAIVTGSASGLGAATAEILAASGARLVINYSSSQKEAEATAELCRRAGAAEVLVAQGDVSKDEDCRKIVAAASGWGKLDILVNNAGTTKHVAHADLDGLSAEDFQRLYGVNTIGPFQMVRAARSLLEAGSKASGRPSAVVNVSSVAGLSGVGSSIAYAASKGALNTMTLSLSRALAPLIRVNTVCPGYIDTPWFTKGRGEAGAKQVRDSVIAKVPLKVASSAEDIAQLVCFLAMPASSNMTGEVVRMDAGMHLIT; from the coding sequence ATGGCCAAGGACAGTTTGTGCGCAATCGTGACGGGGTCCGCATCCGGACTTGGCGCCGCAACCGCGGAAATTCTCGCAGCAAGCGGGGCGCGGCTCGTCATCAACTACTCCTCGAGCCAGAAGGAAGCCGAGGCCACGGCAGAGCTCTGCCGCAGGGCGGGCGCGGCGGAAGTGCTGGTCGCGCAGGGCGATGTCTCGAAGGACGAGGATTGCCGCAAGATCGTCGCGGCCGCGAGCGGCTGGGGCAAGCTCGACATCCTCGTCAACAATGCCGGCACCACCAAGCACGTCGCCCACGCCGATCTCGACGGATTGTCGGCGGAGGACTTCCAGCGTCTCTATGGCGTCAACACCATCGGCCCGTTCCAGATGGTGCGCGCGGCGCGGAGCCTGCTCGAGGCTGGCTCCAAGGCGTCGGGACGCCCGTCCGCCGTGGTCAACGTCTCCTCCGTCGCCGGCCTCAGCGGCGTCGGCTCCTCGATCGCCTATGCCGCGAGCAAGGGCGCGCTCAATACGATGACGCTGTCGCTGTCGCGCGCGCTGGCGCCGCTGATCCGCGTCAACACGGTCTGCCCCGGCTATATCGACACGCCCTGGTTCACCAAGGGCCGCGGCGAAGCCGGCGCCAAGCAGGTGCGCGACAGCGTGATTGCCAAGGTGCCGCTGAAGGTCGCTTCATCCGCCGAGGACATCGCGCAGCTCGTCTGCTTCCTGGCGATGCCGGCCTCCAGCAACATGACCGGCGAAGTCGTGCGCATGGATGCAGGGATGCATTTGATCACGTGA
- a CDS encoding enoyl-CoA hydratase/isomerase family protein, producing MTTYKDIGVEKVGHVGTIEIRRPPLNFFDISLINQIADALDEFDRDIEIRASVLSAQGKAFCAGANFQDPARQAQEAKEAENKAKGDPADSLGPINHLYIQAVRIFRAKKPIVAAVQGAAIGGGLGLAVSADFRVTCPEARFSANFTKLGFHPGFGLTTTLPELIGKNNAELMFYTSRRVTGEEAYKWGLANELVPQDQVKSAAMKLAGEIAECSPLGLLSTRATMRAGLADRVMAATNHELAEQTRLRATEDFKEGVKATEERRAANFRGR from the coding sequence ATGACCACTTACAAGGATATCGGCGTCGAGAAGGTCGGACACGTCGGCACCATCGAGATTCGCAGGCCGCCGCTCAACTTCTTCGACATCTCGCTGATCAACCAGATCGCGGATGCGCTCGACGAGTTCGACCGCGACATCGAGATCCGCGCCTCCGTTCTCTCGGCGCAGGGCAAGGCGTTCTGCGCCGGCGCCAATTTCCAGGATCCGGCGCGGCAGGCGCAGGAAGCCAAGGAGGCCGAGAACAAAGCCAAGGGCGATCCGGCCGACAGCCTCGGCCCGATCAATCATCTCTACATCCAGGCCGTGCGCATCTTCCGTGCCAAGAAGCCGATCGTCGCTGCCGTGCAGGGCGCTGCCATCGGCGGCGGTCTCGGCCTTGCCGTGTCGGCCGATTTCCGCGTCACCTGTCCCGAGGCGCGCTTCTCCGCGAATTTCACCAAACTCGGCTTTCATCCCGGCTTCGGCCTGACGACGACGCTGCCCGAGCTGATCGGCAAGAACAACGCCGAGCTGATGTTCTACACCAGCCGCCGCGTCACCGGCGAAGAGGCCTATAAATGGGGCCTCGCCAACGAGCTGGTGCCGCAGGATCAGGTGAAATCGGCCGCAATGAAGCTCGCCGGCGAAATCGCCGAATGCTCGCCGCTCGGCCTCCTCTCCACCCGGGCCACGATGCGTGCCGGCCTCGCCGACCGCGTGATGGCTGCAACCAACCACGAGCTCGCCGAACAGACGCGCCTGCGCGCAACGGAAGATTTCAAGGAAGGCGTGAAGGCCACGGAAGAACGGCGCGCGGCGAATTTCAGGGGGAGATGA
- a CDS encoding GlsB/YeaQ/YmgE family stress response membrane protein encodes MSMGGLLWIIVVGFVAGLIARFLAPGPNNPSGFILTTILGIAGAFLATFIGQAIGHYGPDQGAGFIMATIGAVVVLFIWHRLVASGVIKG; translated from the coding sequence ATGAGCATGGGCGGCCTGTTGTGGATCATCGTGGTCGGCTTCGTCGCAGGACTGATCGCACGCTTCCTGGCGCCGGGACCGAACAATCCGAGCGGCTTCATCCTCACCACCATCCTCGGCATCGCCGGTGCATTCCTGGCGACCTTCATCGGCCAGGCGATCGGCCACTACGGTCCGGATCAGGGCGCAGGATTCATCATGGCCACGATCGGCGCCGTGGTGGTGCTGTTCATCTGGCACCGGCTGGTCGCGAGCGGGGTGATCAAGGGGTAG
- a CDS encoding acyl-CoA dehydrogenase family protein gives MAESDNIVVETAEKIFADLADPQTINNDKKGAWQAPLWQALSEAGLPLSWVADDLGGSGASLADGFALLNAAGRFAVAVPLAETMLAGWLLAQGKIASPQGEMTVLPANPRDRITRDADGALSGSCRGVPFAKAAKHFAVLAHGNDGVSIALVDAGKARIEAGLNVGYDHSDSVTLDKVQPVTIKPAPDGVSQATLMLMGGVARSLQIAGALESMLDISVRYSNERVAFEKKISKFQAVQHNLARLAGESAAALAAATSAADAIANAKSFDDEIYLEAASAKIRCAEAAEKGGGIAHQVHGAIGFTMEHILHRYSLRALAWRDDFGSESYWAVELGKLVASRGADELWPLVASR, from the coding sequence GTGGCGGAGAGTGACAACATCGTCGTCGAGACCGCGGAAAAAATCTTCGCCGATCTCGCCGATCCGCAGACCATCAACAACGACAAGAAGGGTGCGTGGCAGGCGCCGCTATGGCAGGCGTTGAGCGAAGCCGGCCTCCCCTTGTCCTGGGTGGCCGACGATCTTGGCGGCTCGGGTGCGAGCCTTGCCGACGGCTTTGCTCTGCTGAACGCCGCCGGCCGTTTCGCCGTCGCCGTTCCCCTCGCCGAAACTATGCTCGCCGGCTGGCTGCTGGCGCAGGGGAAGATCGCCTCGCCCCAAGGCGAGATGACGGTGCTGCCGGCGAACCCGCGGGATCGCATCACGCGCGATGCCGACGGCGCGCTCTCCGGCAGTTGCCGCGGCGTGCCCTTTGCCAAGGCGGCGAAGCATTTTGCGGTTCTGGCGCATGGCAATGACGGCGTCTCGATCGCGCTGGTCGATGCGGGCAAGGCCCGGATCGAAGCCGGGCTCAATGTAGGCTACGACCACAGCGACAGCGTGACGCTCGACAAGGTGCAGCCCGTCACCATCAAGCCCGCGCCTGATGGCGTTTCCCAGGCCACCTTGATGCTGATGGGTGGCGTCGCCCGCAGCCTTCAGATCGCCGGCGCGCTGGAATCGATGCTCGACATCTCCGTGCGCTATTCCAACGAGCGCGTCGCCTTCGAGAAGAAAATCTCGAAATTCCAGGCGGTGCAGCACAATCTCGCCCGCCTCGCCGGCGAATCCGCCGCAGCGCTTGCGGCCGCGACATCTGCCGCCGATGCCATCGCAAACGCAAAGTCCTTCGACGACGAGATCTATCTCGAAGCCGCCTCGGCCAAGATCCGCTGCGCGGAAGCCGCGGAGAAAGGCGGCGGCATCGCGCATCAGGTCCATGGTGCGATCGGCTTCACGATGGAGCACATCCTGCACCGCTATTCGCTGCGCGCGCTGGCCTGGCGCGATGATTTCGGCTCGGAGAGCTACTGGGCCGTCGAACTCGGCAAGCTGGTCGCCTCCAGAGGCGCCGACGAATTGTGGCCGCTCGTGGCATCGCGCTGA
- a CDS encoding acyl-CoA dehydrogenase family protein produces MTAALRFDPIRLPEKCEQLRKEVRAFLAEEAARGTFDASKPNREDTDVPEFCRRVGERGWIGMTWPKKYGGQERSFLERYVVTEEMRVANAPTRRFFVADRQSGPVLLKYAPEHIKMDILPRICKGEVCFAIGMSEPNSGSDLFAAKTRATKTDGGYLINGTKIWTSSAHIADYMIAIFRTSPPTKENRRHGLTQFLVKMKEPGIKVNPIGQITGQYEFNEVVFTDHFIPDDHVLGEVDGAWKQATSELAYERSGPERFLETYYVLTELVRAVGPNPDTRSAEGIGRLVAQLHTMRRMSVSVAGMLQAGKEPVVEASIVKDIGTVWEQQLPHRVRDLAAFVDETATNRETLQRQLDFAIKTAPKLTIQGGTTEVLRGIIARGLGLR; encoded by the coding sequence ATGACCGCTGCCCTCCGTTTCGATCCGATCCGCCTGCCCGAGAAGTGCGAGCAACTCCGCAAGGAAGTGCGCGCCTTCCTCGCCGAGGAAGCCGCCCGCGGTACCTTCGATGCGAGCAAACCCAACCGCGAGGACACCGACGTGCCGGAATTCTGCCGCCGCGTCGGCGAACGCGGCTGGATCGGCATGACCTGGCCGAAGAAGTATGGTGGCCAGGAGCGTTCGTTCCTTGAGCGCTATGTTGTGACCGAGGAGATGCGCGTCGCCAACGCCCCGACGCGGCGCTTCTTCGTCGCCGACCGTCAGAGCGGCCCGGTGCTGCTGAAATATGCACCCGAGCACATCAAAATGGACATCCTGCCGCGCATCTGCAAAGGCGAAGTGTGCTTTGCCATCGGCATGAGCGAGCCGAACTCCGGCTCGGACCTGTTCGCGGCGAAGACACGCGCGACCAAGACCGACGGCGGCTATCTCATCAACGGCACCAAGATCTGGACCTCGTCGGCGCATATCGCCGACTACATGATCGCGATCTTCCGGACATCGCCGCCGACCAAGGAGAACCGCCGCCACGGGCTCACCCAGTTCCTCGTGAAAATGAAGGAGCCGGGCATCAAGGTGAACCCGATCGGCCAGATCACCGGCCAGTATGAGTTCAACGAGGTCGTGTTCACCGATCACTTCATCCCCGACGATCACGTGCTCGGCGAAGTCGATGGCGCATGGAAGCAGGCGACTTCAGAGCTTGCCTATGAACGCTCGGGCCCCGAGCGCTTCCTCGAAACCTATTACGTGCTGACTGAGCTGGTCCGTGCCGTCGGCCCCAACCCGGACACGCGCAGCGCCGAAGGCATTGGTCGCCTGGTCGCACAGCTTCACACCATGCGGCGCATGTCGGTGTCGGTCGCCGGCATGCTGCAGGCGGGCAAGGAGCCCGTCGTGGAGGCCTCCATCGTCAAGGATATCGGCACGGTCTGGGAGCAGCAGCTTCCGCATCGCGTGCGCGATCTCGCCGCCTTCGTCGATGAGACCGCGACCAACCGCGAGACGCTGCAGCGGCAACTCGATTTCGCCATCAAGACCGCGCCGAAACTCACCATTCAGGGCGGCACCACCGAAGTCCTGCGCGGCATCATCGCGCGCGGGCTGGGCTTGCGCTGA